A single genomic interval of Pseudopipra pipra isolate bDixPip1 chromosome 29, bDixPip1.hap1, whole genome shotgun sequence harbors:
- the LOC135404084 gene encoding keratinocyte proline-rich protein-like, which produces MSLNQTQMKQELTLPPGLSKSIPPPSQEPAPCPQQHPELQDPTPRPGPAPTCPERAVPLPSQEPGKGEAPAAVVPQCPAQEQSKCPPPFPAEALPCPEEKPACQELPVSRPDPAPCGLEKQQRQESPVPVPGTRSEAAACAQEKQQIKELPVPVPAPRPDPTPCPQEKQEVKETPVPIPVPLPDPTPCPQEKQEVKEIPVPTPCPQEKQEAKETPVPIPVPLPDPTPCPQEKQEVKEIPVPTQEKQEVKELPMPTPCPQEKQEVKETPVPTPCPQEKQEVKETPVPIPVPLPDPTPCPQQQQEIEELPVPTPCPQEKQECQDAPVPVPAPCPDPEQLSLPGKAPPVEQQQLKQPNPWPPAQK; this is translated from the coding sequence ATGTCCCTGAACCAGACGCAGATGAAGCAGGAGCTCACgctcccccccgggctgagcaAGAGCATCCCCCCGCCGAGCCAGGAGCCCGCGCCGTGCCCGCAGCAGCATCCCGAGCTCCAGGACCCCACACCCCGCCCGGGTCCAGCCCCGACGTGCCCGGAACGAGCCGTGCCCTTGCCGAGCCAGGAGCCGGGCAAAGGAGAAGCCCCCGCGGCCGTGGTGCCCCAGTGCCCGgcccaggagcagagcaagTGCCCTCCACCCTTCCCAGCCGAGGCTCTGCCGTGCCCAGAGGAGAAACCAGCCTGCCAAGAGCTGCCCGTGTCCCGCCCTGACCCAGCCCCGTGTgggctggagaagcagcagcgcCAGGAGAGCCCCGTGCCAGTCCCCGGGACCCGCTCCGAGGCTGCAGCCTGTGcccaggagaagcagcagatcaaggagcTCCCCGTGCCCGTCCCTGCCCCGCGCCCCGACCCCACCCCGTGCCCCCAGGAGAAGCAGGAGGTCAAGGAGACCCCCGTGCCCATCCCTGTCCCGCTGCCCGACCCCACCCCGTGCCCTCAGGAGAAACAGGAGGTCAAGGAGATCCCCGTGCCCACCCCGTGCCCCCAGGAGAAGCAGGAGGCCAAGGAGACCCCCgtgcccatccctgtcccactgCCCGACCCCACCCCGTGCcctcaggaaaagcaggaggtcAAGGagatccctgtgcccacccaggaaaagcaggaggtcAAGGAGCTCCCCATGCCCaccccgtgtccccaagagAAGCAGGAGGTCAAGGAGACCCCCGTGCCCACCCCGTGCCCCCAGGAGAAGCAGGAGGTCAAGGAGACCCCCGTGCCCATCCCTGTCCCGCTGCCCGACCCCACCCCgtgcccccagcagcagcaggagatcgaggagctccccgtgcccaccccGTGCCCTCAGGAGAAGCAGGAGTGCCAGGACGCCCCGGTGCCAGTGCCAGCTCCCTGTCCCGACCCCGAGCAGCTCTCCCTTCCCGGGAAAGCCCCTCccgtggagcagcagcagctcaaacAGCCCAACCCGTGGCCTCCCGCCCAGAAGTAA